The window CGTCTGTTAAATTTTCTCCAGGATTAAATAAAGGGAAGAATTTTGTCTTGGAAACTTTTGGATGAAAAGCTGATTCGCCCTCAAATTCTTCTTTATTTCCAAGCCTAACAGTAGCCTTAATTTTCCTGTCAAGAGTGCTCGCGCCTACTGTGAGAATCCACGGGGCTTCATTTACAACAGTTCCCTCAAATGGACCGGTATTACCAGCAGAACAACTTACAAGAATACCTCTTTGTGTTGCACTATACGCGCCAAGTGCAATAGGATCACTATGGAATGGATTAGTACTTCCACCAAGTGAAAGCGATAAGATATCAACTCCATCATCAATAGCTACGTCCATGGCAGATAAAATGCCACTATCAGAGCAACCAAAAGAATCGCAAACCTTATAAATGGCGAGGTGAGCAAGTGGAGCAATCCCAACTGCAGTACCATTAGCATTCCCAAACACATTAGCACCTTTCACAAAACCTCCGGCAGCAGTGCCAGCAGTATGTGTACCATGTCCATTATCATCTATTGGCGAGCCATTGGCTTGTGGGAAAGTCCTCGCGCCAATGAGCTTGTTGTTACACTTAGTAGTGAAGTTCGATTCACATTTGCCTTTCCATTTAGCAGGCGGAGGAGGCATTCCTTCGTCGCTAAATGAAGGATGGTCAGGAGAAATACCAGTGTCCAAGACACCAATAATCACACCTTTCCCATAATTGGAATGTCGCCATACACCTTCGTTATGTTGCAATCCAAGAAAACTTGGAGTATGCGTAGTGTGTAACGATAATATCCTCTCTGGCCATGCAGATATAAACCCCTCTTTCTTCTCCATTTCCTTCACTTGCTCTGCTGATAATCTTGCTGCAAAACCTTTCATTACGTTGCGATATGAATACACTAAAcgtggctcttcttgttcatttgagCTTGTGCTCGCTATGGTATTTGGTAAAAAAGATCGATACCAGCTCTCTAGATCCTGATCTGATAAAGATTGAGTCGAAATTCGGCTTTCTGGGGATTCAACTTGTACTATATAAGTCGTTAAATCACTCTGAATACTAGGCCATGACAAACAACCAAGTATGGaaaaaaccaagaaaattttCAAGATTTTCATGGCTGTAAATGGGTTGGGATATTTCTATTTTCTTGATATTATGAAATAATCTGAGCTAAAGCATTTTGTACTAAGGGAAAGTGTAGTTGATACTTTGCATTGTTTGAACTAGTGGTATATATAGTGCTCTGGCGGCTGGCTATGTTCAAGATATATGCGGCAAGTTGGGTGGCTTTTAAATTATTTAATCAGTAAAGCCCTCATGTTACaaattgtattttttattttttttggtcgaAAGTGGAGAACAATTATTATGAGAAGAAAAAGAACTAAAGTTAAAAGGAAGATTTtaaaaaaggagaagaaaagaTAATGACGTAAATGAGTGAGTTCTAATACACTAATAGTGTAACACGTGATGTGTGGGTTAATTATAAGTCACAAATTTGAAGAATACATACAAATTTGATATTTAAGCGAAAATAGAAGGATCGGCTCATTATTTACCAAATTCAGAACAATGCGACCACTAACCTTAGAGAATTTCTCGATTGTAATCTTAAGGATTGtaaattaaatttaaaagaaTGTCTCTCCTTTTATGTTTCCCTAAATGAAGTTGGTTGCCTTCAAATCATTTATTTTTTGGATAAAGTTGTAATACATAAAGTTGCACTAATATATTAAGAACCCCGCCAATTAGCCGCCATGCTTTCTCAATATTTTTCATATTATAACGATCTAAAGTTGACAACTTTGGCTTCATTTTGCATTTGATGTTACTTTAGTCAATTATTTGATGTTGGACTTATTTTTTGGTATTATTGATATACCTGTTTTAAAATACTCAATTCTTTTGAATTCTCAAGTGGACAACATGTTAAAAGTATTCCATCTAATGAGCAAATACATCTAGCTCAGGTGAGTCAACATATTTTCCCTCAATATAGGCCACAAAGActggttttcttgatattttttgtttttgtcaCTTTTGGAATAGAATCGTTTTTGGCGGGAGCGTAAATTCAAGGCGAAtaatactaggtgatttctttccaTTAGTTAGCTTAAGCTTTAGCATGTACAGTAACTTTTTTTCTGGTGCGTGTTTTGGTGACATATCGTCGAGGTATCCAATTGACTAGTCGAGGTGTGCACAAATTTGATcacggatatatatatatataagatttaaTCGCATATGCTTTTTTAAGCGTTACCTACTACTGGAAAAGATAGGAGCATGTGATTTATTGAATTGATTTATCCTCTCTATGATTTTGACTAGACAAATAACAAGTTGCAAAGGACCCTAGTTCTTTTCTTTGTTTGTAACTTGTCGGTTCCTGCAAATTCTACATAAGAAAAGCATAATCATCTCACTAACAACCAAAACCATTGAACAATATATTAATAAAACTATCCGCACTAGAGATATTTTGAATGATTACAAAACTAATTGGTAAGACATTATATGGGTATTTTACCATAATAATATGGGAGATAGATGCCCTAAACTAACTTGAAAGGGCAAAACTCAAGAAAGATAAGACATGAAATGAGAAATTGAGCTATTTAGGTAACACtttttttttaccattttaaaAAGGAATAACGtttctatatttaaaaaaatatatttttataaattttttattttatctttaatgacATACTTTTACAGTGTCATAATTGTCTTGACAtgtatttttcttaaatattgtCCCGGTTAAACACCGCCATATATTAGATGAAAGGAAGAAAGTATATAAGAAATGGAAACAAGCAGCCATGTGATTGTTGACTTCTTAGTACTTACTACTTCTTTGTTCCATTTTATGTGGCTCTAattctctattttcttttttagtatgttcagaaaataataaaatatttctatatttagaaaaaaaattatctttaaaGTTTAAACTTCTCATTATCCTTAATGATATACTTTTATAGCCAAAGAAATATCACGATATAGTTAATACCCAGAAACTGTTATATAGTGTTGCTTTTCTTGGTTTTGACTATGAGACTCTTTGGTAAAGTGACATGGCTTATTTTCTAGGAAATTTACTAATGTAACAAAATTAATTGAATTGGGCTCAAGTATAGTCACATGATGGTAAAAGATCAAGCACTatggtttttttttaaaaattaatagaGATGTCCAGATCAGTTTGAACGCACCTTAATTTCCATCGACATGTTACCTCTTAAGCTCTTACCGGTACATATATCGGCTAACTCTATCTACCAAGACTTAGACCGATGAGAAGAGATCATCTAGCGATTTTTGAAAAATTTACAAGAATTTGAACCTTGGCTTTCCGTTCGTGACTTCCCTCACCTTATTGACCGATAAACTACACCCTTGAGTGCAGATCAAGCACAACATATGCAGATTGCTGAAGTTGTTAGGATTTTTCTATTCTCTAGGTTCTATTCATAATTCATATACTGCATACTTAATACAATGTGCTTTTTAATTGAAGTGTTGTGGTTCTTGAATACCATGTGGGGGAAAATGATTGACAAAGTAAAGTTAGTTTTCATAAAACAACCGCCAGATTGGAGACAATATGTCAATTCAATTTAAAGTAATACTTAGTTCTTTAAAACTGGTATAGATTTCTTCTTCAAAAAAAAGAAATGAGCTGACCATCTTAACCTTCATTCTTCAATGCTCGCTTAGGCCAGTACTTTGAGGAGTCGTTTGGTTACTGGGATTAGGATACTAATTTCAGTATTAAATTTGGATCCGCCGTTTAGTTATTGGTGTTAGCTAATATCGGTATAAACTTTGAGCCAAAATCTTTGTATTTCCTACCAGATATAGAAGGTGGGATTATCATTTCACAGAACAACTGAATCTGTGTGGCCAAATAGAATGTGAATACTTTTGGCACTTATTCTAGAGTTTTTATTGAAACCACTAATATAGACTTGTTATACATTGTTCCAATTACTAAAAAGAGATCGAAAAATAAACTAGAAACCAATTGTAGTGTCTAGCACAACTGCAATTGGACTTCTTACAGAGTGCTTATTACAAGTCCATTTCAAGAATCCTTGAACAACACCACTGTTTGAGCTATTTGCTCTTATAGAAAAGGTTACTTGGTATTTCAACTTCTGGTTCAACTTCGAGAAGTTTAGAGTAGAGGGCTTAACAATCACTGAAACTCCAGGTGGTGAACCTATTTCCACATTGTAAGATGATTTAGCGACCCCAACATTAGTCACTGTTCTCGTATATGTCTGAGAATTTGCCCCGAGTGTGATGGAGAATGAAGGATAATTTAGTTGTGCTTGAGGAATACTTTTCACTTGTTTACAATCCACCTTACGTTGTAGAAGATTTCCCACCTGTCGATTTGTGTAATTCAAACCACACAAATAAGGCAAGTAGTCCTTAAATTGTGTATCGTAAACTAGCCCTGGATCATTAGCTCTTGATGGATTGACATGTCCTGCACCAACGGCGAAGATGTTAGCTGGAAGTAGCCTTTCATCTAAGATGGGATCGTTGGCGAGGTTTACAGTATTAGCCGTTGTCATGATTGCTGATTTAATAACTGCAGGGGACCAAGTGGGATGCGCGCTTTTCAGCAATGCTGCAACTCCACTGAGGTGAGGACAAGACATAGACGTGCCAGATGCAAGAAAGAAGTTAGGTTTTATGTTTGGTTTGTTCtcaggagagggaggccaagccGCGAGAATGTTAACACCAGGGCCAATAATATCAGGCTTCAAGATTCCAGGACTAGCTAAGCTTGGTCCGCGAGAAGAAAATGCAGCAACCACTGGTGCATCTTTATCTCCGATTATTGTTCCTTGAAATGCAAGTCTTGCAATAGGTTTTGATGTTGCATTCATATAGTCAAGAATTTCTATTCCATCTTTGTAAGTAATATACAAAGCCGGAAGGACATGAGCATCGGCGAACTTGGTAAAACCATCATCAGGTGAACTAAAGATAATCATGCCAACACCTCCCGCATCCTTTACAGCTTGTCCTTTTTCAATCCTGCTATAACCACCACCCGCCATGCACAAAACTATTTTGCCTTTAATATCAGGGTCATTCAATGTACCTGTTCCGCAATAAGGGCTGTCGAAATCAGTTGCATTCAATGCAGGATCAAACAAAGGGAAAAATGCTGAATTGTGACCCTTTGGATGAAAAGCTGATTCGCCCTCGAATTCTTTTCTGTTTCCAAGCTTAACAGTGGCTTTAAGTTTTCTGTCAATAGTGCTTGCGCCTACTGTCATAATCCAGGGAGCTTCATTTGATAATGTGCTATCATACGGACCATTATTACTGGCTGAGCAACTTACAAGAATACCTCTTTGTGTTGCACTATACGCGCCAAGTGCAATTGGATCATTATAGAATGCCTTACTACTTCCCCCAAGGGAAAGCGACAGGATATCAACACCATCATCAATAGCCGCGTCCATTGCAGCTAGAATGTCACTATCAGAGCAACCAAAAGAATCGCAAACCTTATAAATGGCGAGGTGAGCAAGTGGAGCAATCCCAACTGCAGTGCCATTAGCATTACCATTCACATTAGCACCATCCACAAAACGTCCAGCAATAGTACTAGCCGTATGTGTACCATGTCCATTATCATCAAGCGGCGATTCACTAGCTTGTGCAAAAGTCCTCGCACCAATGAGCTTGTTGTTACACTTTGTAGTGAAATTCGATTCACATTTGCCCTTCCATTTAGCAGGAGGAGGAGGCATTCCTTTATCGCTAAATGATGGATGGTCAGGGTAAATCCCAGTGTCCAAAACTCCAATGATCACACCTTTACCATAGTTAGAATCCTTCCACAAGCCCATGTTTTGTTGCAATCCAAGAAAACTTGGACTATGTGTTGTGTGTAAAAACAATATCCTCTGCGGCCGTGCAGATATAAAGCCTGGTTTCTTCTCCATTTCTTTCACTTGTTCTACAGATAATCTAGCTGCAAAACCTTTCATCACATTGTGATACGAATATATCAACCGCGGTTGATCTTCATTTGAGCCAGTAGTTGCTATGGTTTTTGGCAAGAAAGAACTATACCAGCTTTCCAAATTCGTTCTTGTTGATTGAATGCTAATTCGGCTTTCTGGTGATTCAACTTGAACTATGTATATCTCCGAATCGCTTTGCATACTAGGCCATGAAAAACAACCAAGTATAGAAAAAATAACCAAAAGGATTTTCAAGATTTTCATGGCTGAAAATGGGCTAAGGATGTAATAGTTAGGGAAGTAGAGTTTGATATTTTTTGTATTATTTGTACTACTAATATATATAGTGTTTTGGTCCTGCAGTTTTGATTGCTCATCTGGTGCAAGACCCGTTAAACTCGCCATGTAAGTTTCTGAAATAATGATTAATTAATAGTGCCACTCTTGTTAATTAAAATATTATTGTGTGATAAAAGTACAACCAAAGAATTATAATTGAAGAAACAATTTAAAAAGGAGGAAAATGAAAGGATAGTGATGTAAATTAGTCTAATTGAACGCTTTCCTAGATATGATTAGTCTTAATTACCATGTGCTAAAGCTTGATTCTCGTAATCTTCTTCTTAAGAACAAGTTTCTTTTTAGAAGAGTTAAACTTTATTGGCATTGTCTTTTTGATGAAATATGATTGTTTTCATTGAGAACTTAAAAGGATTTTTGGTAATCAGCTTTGAAACACCTCCTCTAGAATCTATAACCTTCCTCCGTTTTTAAATATCTTTCATCGAAAAACTATACTGTAcaaataagtaaaagaaaatcCTTCCTTATCAGTGAATCGGAACATAGTGCATAGGTACTCTTTGATGCAGCGGAGACAAGACAAACGGGCGTTTCACCCCTCTTTTCTTTTAATTATAAAGAGCGGAAAATAAATTATCTCTTGACATGTCACAACAAGAAACTAGGCCTCTAGCGAGGGAATATCTGGTTGCTAAAAGTCTTAATATGATTGCTATAACGATGAAAAGAATCCAGTTGTCGTTGGTCCCTAAAGAACGTTAAAAGTTAAGTTGTTATAGAACATTTAGCGACAACAAGAAATCCCGTCGTTATACAACCTTTTAGCGATCAAATTTTTCCTTTGTTTAATTATCATTCCGGTCGTTTTATCTTTTAATTACCATAGCAAATTCAGTCGTTAAAAGTGCTTTAACCTTCACTACTAATTGTCCATATATTGTTTCTATTATTACTtattagtgtaaatatttttagttaAGTTGGAATGAGAGTTTGGACAAAGAGTGACTTGAAAGTATTTTATTTTCGTCTTAATTAGTGACCAGGACGTGATTTTTTCAGTGGAATTTAGAACACTACTATTTAATTTCATAGTCAAAAACAGACATGTGATGTTCATGTGAAGTTTATTAGAAGTGAGAGAGAATAGCGGGATAGATTTCTTAGAATGCCATGTGCCAACTTATATATATATGACCACAAACTACTCGAGAGGAGTTGGGTTTAAGGAAAAGATTTTGAAAGTTAGTGAGAATCATAATAATATACTTCCTTCGAATGGcttatttaattattttgaaaAATTTAGACAATATAGCCGCTCCTCGAAATAATAGTcgtcaatgtatattttttatatattaatcagtaatatacatattttacacATAATcagtaaatattttttttgtatatttaactAGCGGTTGTAATTATTTTTGACCGACCGATAAAATATGTTAAataaaattcttttattttttgtttgcTCTAGATACCCGATATTCAAAACTCACTAACCTGACTAATCTGTAACTCTATGGTATAGGTCCGCTAAGAGGGTAAAACCATCCCTACCAAAAGGTTCTTTGTTTTTAAGGCCGAATCCTGGCTTCTAGTTAAGAGTAGAGATATCACAATCATCTTACCGCACCCCTGATACAATGGcctattgttttttttttatatagaaaAAACGAGTCCCTTTTTCTGTATCCCTAACAGCTTATTTGAATGGTTGTTAcccattgtatcgtattgtattgttatcctaaaataatgtttgttttgattgtctatttaaaattgattgtatcgtattgttaaatcCATTATTCCGGAACGACCAAAAACCCCATTTTATGAAACAACCGATTTGGTGTGATGCGATTGTTTCCTATTTTGTTTCTAATTATGTCCTTACTtcgttccactttgaaccatgaaagtgtgtgtgtgtgtgtgtgtgtttatttATTTTGAGAATTATTAAATGAGGTAACaaatgaaatgatttagtattgtgtacatgatctccctactgtctaattaacaaaagtatgtattatccttatttatggatgagtttgggtagaagaaaatcagatacgcttgctcggccgggttcactcggttgaacgCCGGTCGCGCTTTccgagtttggggtgtgacactaAATTTAATTTTTCTACATATTTTAGTGAATCTTTTAATAAATTAGAGGCTTCGGCTGAAGCAATTGAGTTATGCTGAACCCATATTTTTAAGCCTTTACATCCGCCCTTTCATGGCATTATATAGCTAATTTAGCATATTAAAACACCCGTCTATGGAAAAACTTAGCAACACGTACTTCAAATGTGTCTCTCTTGTTTTCATCAAATTGGACAAAGATACCCCCATTCGTATTAGTCTTCAAGGTATGAGTTAAGTTATTGTGGAATGGATGTTTAGGAAATTAGCTTTGCAACTTAGTTTTGCAGCTCAACATGACTAAAGGATATAGTAGTATTTCATCTACTCTTTGTACCTGGAGAATCCTTAATCTTGCTCTACTACAATCTCTCTTTATagcttgtttggatgattgttatgTATCGTTTCATAATATCTAG is drawn from Nicotiana tomentosiformis chromosome 12, ASM39032v3, whole genome shotgun sequence and contains these coding sequences:
- the LOC104107064 gene encoding subtilisin-like protease yields the protein MKILKILLVIFSILGCFSWPSMQSDSEIYIVQVESPESRISIQSTRTNLESWYSSFLPKTIATTGSNEDQPRLIYSYHNVMKGFAARLSVEQVKEMEKKPGFISARPQRILFLHTTHSPSFLGLQQNMGLWKDSNYGKGVIIGVLDTGIYPDHPSFSDKGMPPPPAKWKGKCESNFTTKCNNKLIGARTFAQASESPLDDNGHGTHTASTIAGRFVDGANVNGNANGTAVGIAPLAHLAIYKVCDSFGCSDSDILAAMDAAIDDGVDILSLSLGGSSKAFYNDPIALGAYSATQRGILVSCSASNNGPYDSTLSNEAPWIMTVGASTIDRKLKATVKLGNRKEFEGESAFHPKGHNSAFFPLFDPALNATDFDSPYCGTGTLNDPDIKGKIVLCMAGGGYSRIEKGQAVKDAGGVGMIIFSSPDDGFTKFADAHVLPALYITYKDGIEILDYMNATSKPIARLAFQGTIIGDKDAPVVAAFSSRGPSLASPGILKPDIIGPGVNILAAWPPSPENKPNIKPNFFLASGTSMSCPHLSGVAALLKSAHPTWSPAVIKSAIMTTANTVNLANDPILDERLLPANIFAVGAGHVNPSRANDPGLVYDTQFKDYLPYLCGLNYTNRQVGNLLQRKVDCKQVKSIPQAQLNYPSFSITLGANSQTYTRTVTNVGVAKSSYNVEIGSPPGVSVIVKPSTLNFSKLNQKLKYQVTFSIRANSSNSGVVQGFLKWTCNKHSVRSPIAVVLDTTIGF